Proteins encoded in a region of the Triticum dicoccoides isolate Atlit2015 ecotype Zavitan chromosome 3A, WEW_v2.0, whole genome shotgun sequence genome:
- the LOC119269521 gene encoding protein UPSTREAM OF FLC-like has protein sequence MAVVVAGGGGGGGGGRARAEQQPRPHWREQQGQRSPDMAAVPRPPRPRPGPARVAVVYYLSRNGQLEHPHFMEVALSSPDGLYLRDVIDRLDALRGKGMARMYSWASKRSYRNGFVWHDLADDDYVHPVGGREYVLKGTERLHPPAIHLPLLDAAAASSCSSGSHDTTTSSSSGWEHGHRKGVAGACGTAEVGEYRVYKAEDRAAAAADAATQTEDGHRGRSRGHQRRAQEELSREETSPPTASTSPETLEALIRADGRVLATVPSGANRARASSVLMQLISCGSVSVKGGLATPVLPRGVHYRPRPPRPPARAAAETAVYRQKAVEDKEYFSGSLVETQRPAADPCQDLAVLRRSSSDNADRAGKAEEAVDLHDRCIPRKPKSKKDGYQVISCTAAHASGKRVGA, from the exons atggcggtggtggtggcggggggtggtggtggaggtggtggtggaaggGCGCGGGCGGAGCAGCAGCCGAGGCCGCATTGGCGCGAGCAGCAGGGGCAACGGAGCCCCGACATGGCGGCCGTGCCCAGGCCGCCGCGCCCGAGGCCGGGGCCGGCCAGGGTCGCCGTCGTGTACTACCTGTCCAGGAACGGGCAGCTCGAGCACCCGCACTTCATGGAGGTCGCCCTCTCCTCCCCCGACGGCCTCTACCTCCGAG ATGTGATCGATCGGCTCGACGCGCTGCGAGGCAAGGGGATGGCGCGCATGTACTCCTGGGCCTCCAAGAG GAGCTACAGGAACGGGTTCGTGTGGCACGACCTGGCGGACGACGACTACGTGCACCCGGTGGGCGGGCGGGAGTACGTGCTCAAGGGCACCGAGCGCCTGCACCCGCCGGCGATCCACCTCCCGCtgctcgacgcggccgccgcgtcCTCCTGCTCCTCCGGCTCGCACGACACCACCACGTCCTCGTCCTCAGGCTGGGAGCACGGTCACAGGAAGGGCGTCGCCGGCGCGTGCGGCACAGCGGAGGTCGGCGAGTACAGGGTGTACAAGGCCGAGGACCGCGCCGCGGCGGCAGCGGACGCGGCGACGCAGACCGAGGACGGGCACCGCGGGCGCAGCCGCGGCCACCAGAGGCGCGCCCAGGAGGAGCTGAGCCGCGAGGAGACGTCGCCGCCGACGGCGTCCACGAgccccgagacgctggaggcgctgaTCAGGGCGGACGGCCGCGTCCTGGCGACCGTCCCCAGCGGCGCGAACCGGGCCAGGGCGTCGTCCGTGCTGATGCAGCTCATCTCGTGCGGGTCCGTGTCGGTGAAGGGCGGGCTGGCGACGCCGGTGCTGCCGCGCGGGGTGCACTACCGCCCGCGCCCGCCGCGCCCGCCGGCTCGCGCGGCCGCCGAGACGGCCGTGTACCGGCAGAAGGCGGTCGAGGACAAGGAGTACTTCAGCGGGAGCCTGGTGGAGACGCAGCGCCCGGCCGCCGACCCGTGCCAGGACCTGGCCGTCCTCCGGCGGTCGTCCTCCGACAACGCCGACAG GGCGGGGAAGGCGGAGGAGGCGGTGGACCTGCACGACCGGTGCATCCCGCGGAAGCCCAAGAGCAAGAAGGACGGCTACCAGGTGATCTCCTGCACCGCCGCGCACGCCAGCGGCAAGAGGGTCGGGGCGTGA